A region of Allocoleopsis franciscana PCC 7113 DNA encodes the following proteins:
- a CDS encoding DNA-3-methyladenine glycosylase produces the protein MMNFHLPSAQIVEPNWLARLSPEVAPDLVGCILVRQFSDGTLLRGMIVETEAYGPNDPACHAYRRRTQRNGAMFGPAGRTYVYLIYGVYYCLNIVTDQEDIGSAVLIRALQLQSIPSWVEPHEGAKQHRVAAGPGKLCKVLQINLTLNDQVLQPGQPLWLEHRPPQFIPNLIQTTRIGLSKGADLPWRWYLKDCSAVSKV, from the coding sequence ATGATGAATTTTCACTTACCATCAGCTCAAATTGTAGAACCGAATTGGCTCGCCCGTCTATCTCCTGAAGTGGCCCCCGATTTAGTGGGTTGTATATTGGTGCGCCAGTTTAGTGATGGCACCCTCCTCCGGGGAATGATTGTGGAAACTGAAGCCTATGGTCCTAACGACCCAGCCTGTCATGCTTATCGGCGTCGCACACAACGCAACGGGGCGATGTTTGGGCCTGCGGGTCGCACTTATGTTTATTTAATTTACGGAGTCTACTATTGCCTGAATATTGTTACAGACCAAGAAGACATTGGCAGTGCGGTCTTGATTCGCGCTTTGCAGTTACAGTCCATACCCAGTTGGGTAGAACCGCACGAAGGAGCAAAACAGCATCGCGTCGCGGCGGGACCTGGTAAGCTCTGCAAGGTCTTGCAAATTAACTTGACGTTAAATGATCAAGTTTTACAACCCGGTCAACCCCTGTGGTTAGAGCACCGTCCACCGCAATTTATCCCTAACTTGATTCAGACCACCCGAATTGGGTTGTCAAAAGGAGCGGATTTGCCTTGGCGATGGTATTTAAAAGATTGTTCAGCCGTTTCTAAAGTGTGA
- a CDS encoding MBL fold metallo-hydrolase, with protein sequence MSHQHPMASYVEDDQLVCFPYAVGHGAEGVCLLVQMGPHRILLDCGLENISPLQSSSKPPADLVLCSHAHSDHAQGLLALHQAFPQLPIYASEVTTQLLPLNWSELPPQKIPHFCQALPWRSPVEFCDGLSAELFPAGHLPGAAAFLLTYTTPKKTYRLFYTGDFFLSNSRLVEGLSIESLRGMQPDVLIVEGTYGSARHPHRRQQENQLVERIDQAIAQKYSVLLPVPTLGLGQEILMLLRSHHHFTGRNLDIWVEGTVVDGCNAYLELLPHFPTSVQNFARHQPLFWDERVRPRVRLLDERQLASIGQSPCIVITDETADVSDYWHPEASPPVILRPDHPRYPTRDNIELADVETYLLAQHGDRLGTTQLIHNLRPQHVIFIHGSPTYLADLTGLEELQNRYHLHSPSAGTLVELPIGETFIQPAAPAEANYEGELTELGTVVTVTLPEAIAADPRWQDFADTGLVEARWQGPELVLRGLSQRELLTQASNTRVPMNIDCCGNCRHQRGQRCWNPASPLYGFKVTPEGYCPVFEAAEPPSSAS encoded by the coding sequence ATGAGCCATCAACATCCAATGGCATCCTATGTTGAAGATGATCAATTAGTTTGTTTCCCCTATGCAGTAGGTCATGGTGCTGAGGGCGTTTGTTTATTGGTGCAGATGGGGCCACACCGCATTCTTCTCGACTGCGGATTAGAGAACATTTCACCCCTACAATCTAGCTCCAAGCCTCCCGCCGATTTAGTCTTGTGCAGCCACGCCCACTCCGATCATGCTCAGGGATTGCTGGCTCTTCACCAAGCCTTTCCCCAGTTACCCATCTACGCCAGCGAGGTAACCACTCAACTTTTGCCCCTCAATTGGTCGGAGTTGCCGCCCCAGAAAATTCCCCATTTCTGCCAAGCATTACCTTGGCGATCGCCGGTGGAATTTTGCGACGGATTGAGTGCAGAATTATTTCCGGCGGGACACCTGCCTGGAGCCGCTGCTTTCTTGCTCACTTATACTACACCCAAAAAAACCTACCGACTGTTTTATACCGGTGACTTTTTCCTATCCAACTCGCGGCTGGTAGAAGGATTATCGATTGAGTCCTTACGGGGAATGCAGCCTGATGTACTGATTGTGGAAGGGACTTACGGCTCAGCTCGGCATCCGCACCGACGACAACAGGAAAATCAGTTAGTAGAGCGTATCGATCAGGCGATCGCTCAAAAATACTCGGTCTTGCTACCTGTACCCACCTTGGGGTTAGGTCAAGAAATCTTAATGCTTCTACGCAGTCATCACCACTTTACAGGACGTAACCTCGATATTTGGGTTGAGGGAACCGTCGTGGATGGTTGTAATGCCTACTTGGAACTATTGCCTCATTTCCCCACATCCGTACAAAACTTTGCCCGCCATCAACCCCTGTTTTGGGATGAGCGAGTACGTCCTCGTGTCCGACTGTTGGATGAGCGGCAACTCGCTTCGATCGGTCAGTCTCCCTGTATTGTGATCACCGATGAAACGGCTGATGTCAGCGATTACTGGCACCCAGAAGCCAGCCCTCCCGTCATCCTGCGACCGGATCATCCTAGATATCCGACGAGAGACAACATTGAGCTAGCGGATGTTGAAACTTATCTACTGGCTCAACATGGCGATCGCTTGGGAACGACTCAGTTGATTCATAATCTCCGTCCCCAGCACGTCATTTTTATTCACGGTTCTCCGACTTACCTCGCCGATCTAACTGGCTTAGAGGAGTTACAAAATCGATACCACCTCCATTCTCCATCTGCCGGAACTTTAGTAGAATTACCGATTGGTGAAACATTTATCCAACCGGCAGCACCCGCCGAAGCCAACTACGAAGGTGAGCTAACCGAGTTAGGAACGGTGGTCACAGTCACGCTCCCAGAAGCGATCGCGGCTGACCCTCGCTGGCAAGATTTTGCCGATACGGGTTTGGTCGAAGCCCGCTGGCAGGGACCAGAACTGGTATTGAGGGGATTGTCCCAACGAGAACTCCTCACTCAAGCGAGCAATACCAGAGTGCCGATGAACATCGATTGCTGTGGGAATTGCCGTCACCAACGAGGGCAGCGCTGCTGGAATCCCGCTTCTCCTCTCTACGGTTTTAAGGTGACACCGGAGGGGTATTGTCCAGTGTTTGAAGCGGCAGAACCCCCCTCGTCAGCCTCTTAG